In Tindallia magadiensis, one DNA window encodes the following:
- a CDS encoding acyl-CoA mutase large subunit family protein: MAENEKMEQLKDAQEKWTQKTEEAVKKRSERKETFVTGSNQEVQRLYTPVDLEQMEYEEALGFPGEYPYTRGVQPTMYRGRFWTMRQYAGFATAEESNKRYKYLLDQGQTGLSVAFDLPTQIGYDSDHALSEGEVGKVGVAIDSLKDMEILFDGIPLDQVSTSMTINAPASVLLAMYIAVAEKQGVSSDQLRGTIQNDILKEYIARGTYIFPVEPSMRLITNIFEYCSDEVPNWNTISISGYHIREAGSSAVQEVAFTLADGIAYVEAAIEAGLEVDKFAPRLSFFFNSHNDLLEEVAKFRAARRIWAKIMKEKYGAKNPKSMQLKFHTQTGGSTLTAQQPDNNIVRVAIQTLAAVLGGTQSLHTNSKDEAMALPTEDSVRIALRTQQIVAHESGVAETIDPLAGSYYVESLTNDIEEKAMEYIERIIEMGGAPAAIEKGYIQKEIMDSAYEYQKQIESNERIVVGVNKFQTEEQPPQGLLRVDPSVGELQKNKIEKLKQERDNDLVAKKLETLKNAAETDQNLMPFILDAVRAYATLGEVCGSLRDVFGEYQQSVVL; encoded by the coding sequence ATGGCTGAAAATGAAAAAATGGAGCAATTGAAAGATGCCCAGGAAAAATGGACGCAAAAGACAGAAGAGGCAGTGAAGAAGAGATCTGAAAGAAAAGAAACCTTTGTCACTGGTTCAAATCAAGAAGTTCAAAGATTGTATACTCCGGTAGACCTAGAGCAGATGGAATATGAAGAAGCTCTTGGATTTCCTGGCGAATACCCTTATACTCGTGGCGTACAGCCAACCATGTATCGCGGGCGTTTTTGGACAATGAGACAATATGCTGGTTTTGCAACGGCGGAAGAATCAAACAAGCGTTACAAATATTTGCTGGACCAAGGTCAGACTGGCCTTTCAGTTGCTTTTGACTTACCGACTCAGATAGGCTATGACTCTGATCATGCTTTATCAGAAGGAGAGGTAGGTAAAGTTGGGGTTGCCATTGATTCACTAAAAGATATGGAAATCTTATTTGATGGGATACCTTTGGATCAAGTCAGTACATCGATGACCATTAATGCACCAGCATCTGTACTCCTAGCGATGTACATTGCGGTTGCAGAAAAACAGGGCGTTTCTTCTGATCAATTACGTGGAACCATTCAAAACGATATACTGAAAGAGTACATTGCCAGAGGAACCTATATTTTCCCGGTAGAGCCATCCATGCGCTTGATAACCAATATATTCGAGTACTGTTCGGATGAAGTTCCCAACTGGAACACAATCAGTATATCTGGATATCATATTCGTGAAGCTGGATCTTCAGCAGTACAGGAAGTTGCTTTTACACTGGCGGATGGGATTGCCTATGTTGAAGCAGCTATAGAAGCAGGGTTGGAAGTAGATAAATTTGCTCCAAGACTTTCTTTCTTCTTTAACTCTCATAATGATTTGCTAGAAGAAGTAGCAAAGTTTAGGGCAGCTAGAAGAATTTGGGCAAAAATCATGAAGGAAAAATATGGTGCTAAAAACCCAAAATCAATGCAATTGAAGTTCCATACTCAAACTGGGGGGTCAACCCTTACAGCACAACAACCAGATAATAATATAGTTCGAGTAGCGATTCAGACCTTAGCGGCGGTTCTGGGCGGTACACAGTCCTTGCATACGAATTCCAAAGACGAAGCAATGGCGTTGCCAACAGAAGATTCCGTTCGTATAGCCTTAAGAACACAACAGATTGTTGCTCATGAAAGTGGTGTAGCCGAAACGATAGATCCGTTAGCAGGATCTTATTATGTAGAAAGTTTAACAAACGATATTGAAGAGAAAGCTATGGAATACATTGAACGAATTATAGAAATGGGCGGGGCGCCTGCAGCAATTGAAAAAGGATATATTCAAAAGGAAATTATGGATAGTGCCTATGAATATCAAAAACAAATTGAGAGTAATGAACGGATTGTTGTAGGTGTCAACAAATTCCAGACAGAAGAACAACCTCCACAGGGTCTGTTGCGTGTAGATCCGTCAGTAGGGGAGCTGCAGAAAAACAAGATAGAAAAACTAAAACAGGAACGAGACAATGATTTAGTGGCTAAAAAGTTGGAAACCTTAAAAAATGCAGCTGAAACAGATCAAAACTTAATGCCATTTATCTTAGATGCGGTAAGAGCATATGCCACTCTGGGAGAAGTCTGTGGATCCCTTAGGGATGTTTTTGGTGAGTATCAACAAAGTGTTGTGCTTTAA
- a CDS encoding cobalamin B12-binding domain-containing protein — protein MDRPIRVLVAKPGLDGHDRGAKVIARALRDAGMEVIYTGLRLTPDQIVQAAVQEDVDVVALSILSGAHGHLLPKVVDKLKEEGIYDEVLVLGGGVIPEDDIPELKKSGIAEIFTPGTPTGVTIDFIKNNLKRSL, from the coding sequence ATGGATAGACCCATTAGAGTATTAGTTGCAAAACCAGGTTTAGATGGACATGATCGTGGCGCTAAAGTAATTGCTCGAGCCCTCAGAGATGCCGGTATGGAGGTTATTTACACAGGACTTAGACTCACTCCGGATCAAATTGTTCAAGCAGCTGTTCAAGAGGATGTGGATGTAGTGGCGCTCAGTATTCTTTCTGGTGCACATGGACATCTTCTTCCTAAAGTGGTAGATAAACTGAAAGAAGAAGGCATATATGATGAAGTGTTAGTACTGGGTGGCGGTGTTATTCCGGAAGATGATATTCCTGAACTTAAAAAATCAGGTATTGCGGAGATTTTTACACCAGGGACACCAACCGGTGTAACCATTGATTTTATTAAAAACAATTTGAAGAGAAGCCTTTAA
- the meaB gene encoding methylmalonyl Co-A mutase-associated GTPase MeaB → MELEKRLLDGDKRAAARLITMIENDDPKAVAILSACFSHTGKARVIGITGPPGAGKSTLVDKLAKQLRKKEAKVGVLAVDPTSPFTGGSILGDRIRMSDLNLDPGVFIRSMGTRGHLGGLSKSTLGAVKILDIMGMDYILIETVGVGQSEVDIVKAADSVLMVMVPGLGDDIQALKAGTMEIGDVFVINKSDRDGADRTKTEIEMMLDFDHGEWRPPVSQAVAVNNIGIEELTDNLDKHWNYMSESNQLVEKRTYNSELEIIDLTQSAILKKMMGNEDNRARIRELAKKVAVRERDPYSISQLVLKEMIVGTEGGINNEDIES, encoded by the coding sequence ATGGAACTGGAAAAAAGACTCTTGGATGGAGATAAAAGGGCAGCGGCTCGGTTGATTACAATGATAGAAAATGATGATCCAAAAGCAGTTGCTATCCTTTCAGCCTGTTTTTCACATACAGGAAAAGCTAGAGTAATTGGCATTACAGGACCACCTGGTGCTGGGAAAAGCACTTTAGTTGATAAGCTGGCAAAACAACTTCGGAAAAAAGAAGCAAAAGTAGGAGTGCTTGCCGTTGATCCTACCAGTCCTTTTACTGGCGGATCGATTCTGGGAGACCGTATACGTATGTCAGATCTAAATCTTGATCCGGGTGTGTTCATCCGAAGCATGGGAACGAGAGGTCATTTAGGTGGTTTGTCAAAATCAACCCTTGGTGCCGTAAAAATACTTGATATTATGGGGATGGATTACATACTCATTGAAACCGTAGGGGTAGGTCAGTCTGAGGTGGACATTGTTAAAGCAGCAGACTCTGTACTGATGGTGATGGTACCGGGACTTGGTGATGACATTCAAGCTTTGAAGGCTGGAACAATGGAAATAGGCGATGTTTTTGTGATTAATAAATCGGATAGAGATGGAGCCGATCGAACAAAAACAGAGATTGAGATGATGCTCGACTTTGATCATGGTGAATGGCGACCGCCAGTATCCCAAGCAGTTGCTGTTAACAATATAGGAATTGAAGAACTGACAGATAATCTGGATAAACATTGGAATTATATGTCAGAAAGTAATCAATTGGTGGAAAAAAGAACTTATAATAGCGAACTGGAAATCATTGATCTAACTCAGTCAGCTATTTTGAAGAAAATGATGGGGAATGAAGATAATCGAGCCCGTATCCGTGAACTGGCTAAAAAAGTGGCCGTTCGTGAGAGGGATCCATATAGTATTAGCCAGCTTGTACTGAAAGAAATGATTGTAGGTACAGAAGGAGGTATAAATAATGAAGACATTGAAAGTTGA
- the mce gene encoding methylmalonyl-CoA epimerase, whose translation MKTLKVDHIGIAVKNLDETLKFYEEVLGMECTGKEEVEEQKVRVAFLPVGDSEVELLESTDSEGPIAKYIDKKGEGIQHIAFRVDNIEQAIATMKEKGIRMIDEKPRYGAGGAKIAFCHPKSTGGVLVELSEREDN comes from the coding sequence ATGAAGACATTGAAAGTTGATCATATTGGGATCGCAGTAAAGAATCTTGATGAAACACTAAAGTTTTACGAAGAGGTGCTGGGAATGGAATGCACCGGTAAAGAGGAAGTTGAAGAACAAAAGGTTCGGGTCGCATTTCTTCCCGTCGGCGATTCAGAGGTAGAACTTCTGGAATCAACCGATTCGGAAGGACCCATTGCCAAATATATTGATAAGAAGGGGGAAGGAATCCAACACATTGCGTTTCGTGTCGACAATATCGAACAGGCCATCGCAACCATGAAAGAAAAAGGGATTCGCATGATCGATGAAAAGCCCCGCTATGGCGCAGGTGGAGCTAAAATCGCTTTCTGCCATCCTAAGAGCACGGGCGGTGTTCTGGTAGAATTGAGTGAGCGGGAAGACAATTAA
- a CDS encoding acyl-CoA carboxylase subunit beta, which yields MTVNKLEEMQQSKAKIQQGGGEKKIASQHEKGKLTARERLNLLFDENTFVELDAFVKHRCVNFGMENVEAPGEGVVIGYGQVDGRLVYAYAQDFTVVGGSLGEMHAKKICKVQDLALKMGAPIVGLNDSGGARIQEGVDALSGYGNIFYRNTISSGVIPQITAIMGPCAGGAVYSPALTDFVFMVDKTSQMFITGPQVIKTVTGEDVSAEALGGAMTHNRTSGVAHFKSANDEACIQEIRRLLSFLPSNNQETAPVFEPSDDLNRIIPELDTLVPENPNKPYDMKDIITAIADEGDFLEVAPYYATNMITGYIRINGQTVGIIANQPKVLAGCLDINASDKAGRFIRTCDCFNIPVLNLVDVPGFLPGTSQEYGGIIRHGAKMLYAYSEATVPKITLIVRKAYGGAYIGMCNKELGADMVLAWPSAEIAVMGPEGAANIIFRKEISESDNPQETRAELIDNYKREFATPYKAAERGYVDDVIEPSATRPRLIDALNMLASKRETRPPKKHGNLPV from the coding sequence ATGACGGTAAACAAACTAGAAGAAATGCAGCAAAGCAAAGCAAAAATCCAGCAGGGCGGTGGCGAAAAGAAAATTGCCAGCCAGCATGAAAAAGGAAAGCTGACGGCCCGAGAAAGACTCAATCTATTATTTGACGAAAACACCTTTGTTGAATTGGATGCCTTTGTTAAGCATCGGTGCGTTAATTTTGGAATGGAAAATGTTGAAGCTCCCGGTGAGGGGGTTGTCATAGGCTATGGTCAGGTTGATGGTAGACTTGTATACGCTTATGCTCAAGACTTTACAGTAGTTGGTGGGTCTTTAGGTGAAATGCATGCTAAAAAGATATGTAAAGTGCAAGACCTTGCACTGAAAATGGGTGCGCCTATTGTCGGACTTAATGATTCAGGTGGCGCTCGGATCCAAGAGGGAGTAGATGCTCTTTCTGGATATGGCAACATTTTTTATAGAAATACGATTTCTTCAGGAGTAATCCCGCAAATTACGGCAATTATGGGACCTTGTGCGGGTGGAGCGGTCTACTCACCAGCTCTTACGGATTTTGTATTTATGGTAGATAAAACCAGCCAGATGTTTATTACTGGGCCGCAGGTTATTAAAACCGTTACAGGTGAAGATGTTTCCGCAGAAGCACTGGGCGGTGCAATGACTCATAATCGTACCAGTGGAGTGGCTCACTTTAAGTCTGCTAATGATGAAGCTTGCATTCAAGAGATCAGACGGTTGCTAAGCTTTCTTCCTTCAAACAATCAAGAAACGGCACCGGTCTTTGAACCATCTGATGACTTGAATCGAATCATTCCTGAACTAGATACATTGGTACCGGAAAATCCTAATAAGCCTTATGATATGAAAGACATCATTACGGCCATTGCGGATGAAGGCGATTTCTTAGAAGTAGCACCATACTATGCTACCAATATGATTACTGGATACATTCGGATCAACGGACAGACGGTTGGGATTATAGCGAATCAGCCAAAAGTATTAGCTGGTTGTCTGGATATTAATGCTTCTGATAAGGCTGGACGTTTTATTCGAACCTGCGATTGTTTTAACATTCCTGTATTGAACTTGGTTGATGTACCAGGATTTTTGCCAGGAACCAGTCAGGAATATGGTGGTATTATTCGACATGGAGCTAAAATGCTATATGCCTATAGTGAAGCAACAGTGCCTAAAATCACTCTGATTGTACGTAAAGCTTATGGTGGTGCGTACATTGGCATGTGTAATAAGGAGCTTGGTGCTGATATGGTTCTGGCATGGCCATCAGCTGAAATTGCTGTAATGGGGCCAGAAGGTGCGGCGAATATTATCTTCAGAAAAGAAATTAGTGAATCAGATAACCCTCAAGAAACACGAGCTGAACTAATAGATAATTACAAACGAGAGTTTGCTACGCCTTACAAAGCGGCAGAGAGAGGTTATGTTGACGATGTGATTGAGCCATCAGCAACGCGTCCGCGGTTAATTGATGCACTAAACATGCTGGCTAGTAAACGGGAAACCAGACCTCCTAAAAAACATGGGAACCTGCCCGTATAA
- a CDS encoding OadG family protein, with protein sequence MTLLERLSVASHEMTLAERFYASVQVAIMGIGIVFAALFMLFLIIKVLEKVVAQSDVDTKKKQEQPAAPAQTVTESEKSVSDEDAVAAAQEQ encoded by the coding sequence ATGACTTTATTGGAAAGACTAAGCGTAGCATCCCATGAAATGACATTAGCAGAACGTTTTTATGCCAGTGTACAGGTAGCTATTATGGGAATAGGCATTGTATTTGCCGCCTTATTTATGCTGTTTCTGATTATCAAAGTGTTGGAGAAAGTAGTTGCACAGTCGGATGTAGATACTAAGAAAAAACAGGAACAACCAGCTGCTCCGGCTCAAACAGTTACGGAGTCGGAAAAATCTGTTTCAGATGAAGATGCGGTTGCTGCAGCGCAGGAACAATAA
- a CDS encoding biotin/lipoyl-containing protein: MKKFNITVNGVSYEVDVEEVKDGVAPAAPAAPAAKPQAAPAAAKPQAAPAAPKKEAPAAAAASAPAGGESVESPMPGNVWKVLVKEGQEVKDGETLIILEAMKMENEIPAPCDGTVASLHVNEGDAVNGGDILVTIK; the protein is encoded by the coding sequence ATGAAAAAGTTTAATATTACCGTGAATGGTGTTTCATATGAAGTGGATGTAGAAGAAGTGAAAGACGGCGTGGCACCTGCTGCACCGGCAGCGCCAGCCGCAAAGCCACAGGCAGCGCCGGCAGCCGCAAAACCACAGGCTGCACCAGCAGCACCTAAGAAAGAAGCACCGGCAGCAGCGGCTGCTTCTGCACCCGCTGGTGGTGAAAGTGTTGAATCACCAATGCCAGGAAACGTTTGGAAAGTTTTAGTTAAAGAAGGTCAGGAAGTGAAAGACGGCGAAACACTGATTATTCTTGAAGCGATGAAGATGGAAAATGAAATACCAGCTCCATGTGATGGAACGGTAGCATCTCTACATGTTAATGAAGGCGACGCCGTAAATGGTGGGGATATTCTGGTTACGATTAAGTAA
- a CDS encoding sodium ion-translocating decarboxylase subunit beta, translated as MVTLLTNFWQTTGFANMTWQELVMLSVAGILLYLAIGKSFEPLLLVPIAFGMLLTNLPMSGVMEIGDTVLRAISPGAAGETARMLAEPTAEMLREGIPVEYYTQSPGGLINYFYRGNQLGIFPPLIFMGVGAMTDFGPLIANPRSIFLGAAAQFGIFFTFTGALLLGFTAQEASAIGIIGGADGPTAILVTAMMASHLLGPIAVAAYSYMALVPIIQPPIMYALTTKEERVIKMKQLRTVSKKEKILFPILVTVAVSLLLPAATPLVGMLMFGNLLKESAVTDRLSKTAQNELINIVTILLGISVGASAVADQFLRFETIQIIVLGVVAFAVGTATGVLLAKVMNKAMGGNAINPLIGSAGVSAVPMAARVSQSVGQKELPSNFLLMHAMGPNVAGVIGSAVAAGVLLSLF; from the coding sequence ATGGTAACCTTATTGACGAACTTCTGGCAGACCACCGGCTTCGCCAACATGACCTGGCAGGAGCTGGTCATGCTTTCTGTAGCTGGCATACTGTTATACTTAGCCATTGGCAAATCTTTCGAGCCCCTTTTGCTCGTACCTATTGCCTTTGGAATGCTTTTGACCAATCTGCCTATGTCTGGTGTTATGGAAATTGGTGATACCGTTTTAAGAGCGATAAGTCCTGGAGCAGCAGGAGAAACAGCACGCATGTTAGCTGAACCAACGGCTGAAATGTTGAGGGAGGGTATTCCTGTCGAATACTACACTCAAAGCCCTGGAGGGCTGATTAACTATTTTTATAGAGGGAATCAGTTAGGGATCTTTCCTCCTTTGATTTTTATGGGTGTTGGTGCCATGACTGACTTTGGTCCACTTATTGCGAATCCGCGAAGCATTTTTCTTGGTGCAGCGGCTCAGTTTGGAATCTTTTTTACTTTCACAGGGGCATTGCTATTAGGCTTTACAGCTCAAGAAGCTTCAGCTATTGGAATCATCGGTGGAGCAGATGGTCCGACAGCGATTCTGGTGACGGCTATGATGGCCAGTCATTTACTAGGGCCTATTGCGGTAGCCGCCTACTCTTACATGGCTTTGGTGCCAATTATTCAGCCGCCAATCATGTATGCGCTGACGACAAAAGAAGAACGCGTTATCAAAATGAAACAATTAAGAACGGTTAGCAAAAAAGAAAAAATACTTTTTCCTATTTTAGTAACCGTAGCTGTTTCTTTACTTTTACCAGCAGCCACACCACTGGTAGGGATGCTTATGTTTGGTAATCTGTTAAAAGAGTCAGCTGTTACGGATAGGCTTTCTAAAACAGCTCAAAACGAATTGATTAACATTGTAACGATTTTACTAGGAATTAGTGTTGGGGCATCAGCAGTAGCGGATCAGTTCCTTAGATTTGAAACCATTCAAATCATTGTACTTGGAGTGGTGGCTTTTGCTGTTGGTACAGCTACCGGCGTCCTGTTAGCTAAAGTGATGAACAAAGCAATGGGCGGAAATGCTATCAATCCGTTGATTGGTTCTGCTGGAGTTTCAGCGGTGCCAATGGCAGCGCGGGTATCTCAATCTGTTGGTCAGAAAGAACTGCCTAGCAACTTTCTACTCATGCATGCCATGGGGCCGAATGTAGCGGGTGTTATTGGTTCAGCTGTTGCAGCAGGAGTCTTGTTATCACTTTTTTAA
- a CDS encoding biotin--[acetyl-CoA-carboxylase] ligase, which produces MKDKILDLLLHNAGSCMSGQQISRMLNISRTAVWKHIKTLQDQGYPIQSIDRKGYQLSVGESYFTVDDLKSRLDTKWIGRQITVLPTVDSTNLYARKLKDKLSHGDIVVAEEQTKGKGRQGKSWSSPRGDGIWVTIFLRPSFSIEKAAFITQLAAAAMWYSIKKNTDIETKIKWPNDLLIGEKKVSGILTELAGELSQIDFMLVGVGLNVNTDFFTEEIKDTATSLKQITGKKLDRTKLLTNFLEQFEVYYDEICHNATSENALGIIRQHSSVLNKWIYITRYGQRIEAKAVNILDNGALEVAYKDKTREILSGGEVSVRTCQEIDG; this is translated from the coding sequence ATGAAAGATAAAATTCTTGACCTATTGCTACATAATGCTGGATCCTGTATGTCTGGCCAGCAGATAAGCCGCATGTTGAATATATCAAGAACAGCTGTGTGGAAACATATAAAAACATTGCAAGATCAAGGATACCCTATTCAAAGCATTGATAGAAAAGGGTATCAGCTTAGCGTAGGAGAGTCTTACTTTACAGTAGATGATCTTAAAAGCCGCCTTGATACAAAGTGGATAGGACGGCAAATTACTGTATTGCCAACGGTTGATTCAACTAATCTATATGCCCGCAAGCTGAAGGATAAATTATCACATGGTGATATTGTGGTTGCGGAAGAACAGACAAAGGGTAAAGGACGGCAAGGAAAATCCTGGTCTTCTCCCCGAGGTGATGGTATATGGGTAACTATATTTTTAAGACCTTCATTCTCGATAGAAAAGGCAGCCTTTATTACTCAACTGGCAGCAGCGGCGATGTGGTATTCAATAAAGAAAAACACTGACATAGAAACAAAAATAAAATGGCCAAATGACTTGCTTATTGGTGAAAAAAAAGTATCTGGCATATTGACTGAATTAGCAGGAGAACTTAGTCAAATTGATTTTATGTTGGTAGGTGTAGGCCTGAATGTGAATACGGACTTTTTTACGGAAGAAATTAAAGATACGGCAACTTCTTTAAAGCAAATAACAGGGAAAAAACTTGATAGAACAAAGCTTTTGACAAACTTTCTGGAACAGTTTGAAGTTTACTACGATGAAATCTGTCACAATGCTACGTCTGAAAACGCTTTGGGAATCATACGACAGCATTCTTCTGTACTGAATAAATGGATTTATATCACACGGTATGGCCAGCGGATAGAAGCTAAGGCTGTTAATATTCTTGATAATGGTGCTCTGGAAGTAGCGTATAAAGATAAAACACGAGAAATCCTTTCTGGTGGAGAAGTTTCTGTTAGAACTTGTCAGGAGATCGATGGATGA